The Mannheimia granulomatis sequence ATATTCATAGCCAAAATCATTACTTACACAGCTTAAATGGCTCACATCGGAAATCGCAATTGCCGGATAACCGGGGCGGTTCTCGCGGTAGCGACCGGTTAATTCTTCCGCAAAATGCATAGCATCACAGTGTGAGCCGCCATTCCCGCAAGAAAGCACTTTGCCACCTTGTTTGAAACTGTTGGAAATCAATAAGGCTGCTTCTTGAATTAGTTTAATGTTATTTTCATCAGACATAAATTTATCTAATACATCTGCAGCTTCTTGAAGTTCCGCTTTAATTTGTTCTAAATACATAGGATGCCCCTTTTGCAAAAAAATGAAGTTTTTTAACCGCTTGTTGCGATTAAAAGTAGCTTAAGTTTAGAAGATCTCAAGGAAATTGTAAATCAAGTAGCCTAAATAATACTTTTGGGTTGTAAACAAAAGTTTCCAAAAGTAAAAAATAGCGGTATTATTCATCCAAAATTTTGCAAATAAGGGGGGAGTCTCTTGATGACGGAAAATCTAGCGTGTTTTGAAAAAATTATTGGGGAATCGGAAAAAATGAAG is a genomic window containing:
- the lpcA gene encoding D-sedoheptulose 7-phosphate isomerase, producing the protein MYLEQIKAELQEAADVLDKFMSDENNIKLIQEAALLISNSFKQGGKVLSCGNGGSHCDAMHFAEELTGRYRENRPGYPAIAISDVSHLSCVSNDFGYEYVFSRYLEAVGQKGDVLFGLSTSGNSKNVLNAIKVAKEKGMKVIAMTGKDGGQMAGLADIEIRVPHFRYADRTQEIHIKVIHILMMLIEFEMAKA